The Megalops cyprinoides isolate fMegCyp1 chromosome 15, fMegCyp1.pri, whole genome shotgun sequence region ACGTTCAGAGTTAATGTGGAGGGTCATACATTCACAACTTGGTGGACGTAGCAACCAAACGCAGTTCCCTTTAACCCCCTGAGGACCACAGGGGACACGTGACGCAATCCACACTGGAGACAGCCCCTTCCCGTTTCACAGTCGTACATCAGTGACCCCAGCACACCGTGTCATCACAGTGATCACAACTGCTCAAACATTGATACTGGTGAAAGAACAGAACTTACGAAAGGCtgaaattacattatgtttgcttaTATAAACAGGAGACCTGCCTCTTCTGCCACCTCTGTTCAAAGCAGAGGTCCCACTGCTGTGgctgttttcacagaacagGTGCGGCTCCCGGTTCAGTTTTTTGATGGTTAATTGTCCCAGGTTGAAAGTCATTGTCACACCAGTTCAAAGCCCCCTCAGGATGATGTGAAGACACGTTGCCACAGTGAGTATCCCCTGAACGTGTTACCGGGTGGATTATTGTggtgattattatcattattacgCATTATATTAGTTTTCCGCTTCTCGCCTACAAACTGACCTGATGCCAAAGAACACTTCCGTCAGcatttgcactgaaaataaCTGGCGGAGTGGAAGAAAAAGTCAAATCTCTTAGCTCCCCCCAGCAAGGTTTTTGGCCAAGGAGCAATGATTGCTGATTAATTTTGATTTCGTTAAGAAGACGTGAAAACGATGCCGATCTGACACGCATTCTGCCCGGTGCGGCTCACTCTGAGATCCATCGGCATGACTCAACTCTGCCTGCTGGGAAATTTCTCATGCCAGGCAAATCTTAATGGTAATAAATGGCCCAGTTGCTGGCCGCAACCCATCGGAATTTGATCTGCCACTAAATGTGCCTCACTTAAAATGCATGTATCTTTTAACGAGTCGTATCCCTGTGTGCCAAGGATCTACCACCTTCAGCACTGCAGTAGACCCACTATGGTgcaaaatatatacagtgcacTAAAGGCATTTTCTCGCCATCAAGTTTTCACcaaagggacaaaaaaaaaaagaaaatcaaataagTCATTCTTCTTTGGATCTGAAAGGTAAGAACATTCTCTCCAAGTCCAACCATTCATTTGTCAGCTTGTTTTTGATACACGTTTTCACTCCCTTTGTGTTTATTGCAGAGTCCTCGTTAAAATGCCCCTGCGATGTGGTGCACATGACAGTTATTCTCAGAGTGAGTGCTGGACGCAGTCTTctgaaaggacaaaaaaataactctcacagaaaaaaaagcctagTGATGAGTATACTTTGGTGgatggttttaaaaaatcagaaaagaaaaaaatgagaaaatgaaacctcATGCACAAAGTCTGTACACCTCCATAGAGCAGAGGATAGATATGttgcatataaaatgtaaaaaaaagaaagaaaaagggaccCAGCGATTTTATGTTATAAAGAGTAAGACCTGTGCTTTTTTGCTTCGTTTTGGTAGAGTAATAGAGCGGTATCAGTCTTTATTGGATTGATTGGGTGATTGGTTGAAGGATGACAGCAGAGATAGAAAGGTGGACTCAGCAGGGTGTGGCTCGGGTGTGGAATTAGGGGCGGGGTCAGTGGGCAAATGTGGACATAGAGGTCCGGGCTCTACGGCTCCAGTTGAGTCCTGAGCTGGTCCCCGcctccacactgccctctgctggctggtCCCTCTTGCGCAGCTTGGTGGCAAGCTGGATCAGGCCCTGGTCCCAGTCCTctggcaacagcagcatcaggaAGCCCAGGCAGATAATAAAGACGGCGATCAGACGAACTGTGTTGAAATGGATCTCACAGGTATACAGGTCCACCACTGCAAGGGAAGAGACAAACTCAGTCTCAATACAACACTACCACTGCAAGTGGGGAACTACTTAAGACACagcaatgcaaaaaagaaaccagTGCCCAACTGTCACCTTGTAACcctgttctttttctcattGCAATGAGAGGCTCTGCACCGCAACTGTTTCAACAACAAAGCATGATGACAAATACAGTGATTTATTTCTGCAGGGCCGCAGTTGTCAGCATAAGAAGTGTAACTCAGAGATGCACACTTTCTACTCAACCTACTATGCACCCTTGTGTCTACAGGGATATTTCTCATCAACCAGCCTGCTCAAGGCCCCTCCTCTTTGAAGATTTACCATGTGACCTCATGCTGTGACCAGCGGAAGGACAAGCAGTAACGACAgtggagagatggatggatgaCTTACTGGCATTAACAGGGACACTAAGGACGATGCCCAGGGAAATCAAGGTGGGGTATGTTATTGCGATTCCGAAGTTTACCAGGATGTTGAAAGCTGGGgatgaaaacagaacagaaaaactAAGCAAAGTCTTTTGACATAAATCCCATGGATTATCAACTGAGATTTTTGACATGCACATCAAGACATTACAGACGCTGATGCCAGTATAATATTGTGTACTATCATTAGAAACTATTTTCATTAGCCTTCATTCATTGTGTTACATTGAGGCTTTAATACATCATAGAATATATGGATATTTAATGCTTGTGCATACATTGTATTAGTATATTGTATGTAGCATCAGTTTCTTTATTTCTAATCTAGTaggtttaaaatgaattaaaatgtcattagtGTGGctccacaataaaaaaaaaacacaacaatgcattaaataaataaaactggatGTGGAAAGAATTGACAATCCACTAAGGACCTGCTAAGAGCCAGTGACATTATGTGTGCTTGGTACAATTAAACATATAATTTCATATACTTCATTTCAAAAACTTATCATTTCCTCCAAAAAGATACTAGACACATATGCAATATAACAGCTTTAAACTAAAGatgatttttcagagaacagtccTTGGTGCCTTTTCAGTCCATTTGTTCAGTTATGGGTCTCAGGTATGAGGTTCTGTTGGTGCTGCCTTTTGCCTGACCTAGTAAGAGGCCGGCCACACCACACAGGCACGCCCAGGGGATTTCATCAGGTGAGCCGAAGTACTCCACACGCGTGAAGTAGAGGATGACCGGAACGAAGCTGATGAAGACAAAGTTGGCGCCCCCAACGATGGTCAGAAACAGCGCTGCCTCGCCGAACTTGGCGCTACCCAGGACCAGCTTGAAAAGCACCTGCAAGAAGATCAGCCCATCGTCCAATCAGTTTACAGGTGGAGCATTTCTGTTAGTCCGCTGCCCAATCAGATTACCAGAGGAGTGGTTCTGTTAGCCCATCGACCAGCACTTTACAAGAGAAGCTGGCCTGTCGGCTCACTGTCCAAACAATTTGAAAGAATAGCAGGCTTGCCAGTCCAATCTATTTATAAGAGGAGCAGGTCTATCAATTCATCTTCCAATCAGTTTGCAGAAGAAATGACATTGTTAGCCCGCCGTCCAATCAATTTACAAGAGATGCGGTTCAGTTCAGCCCTTCATCCTATTAGTTTACAACAGGAGCTGGTCTGTCAGCCCATTGTCcaatcaattttaaaaagtagcaaGTCTGTCAGTCCAATTAATTTAGCCATTCACCCCTGGGGAGGTCAGATGGATGGCAGGATGACAGTCAGACCTGCCAAGGGTTTGTTATCTGTCTGGCGCCAGGCCACCCCTGTCTGTTTATCAAAGCAGGCATTAATAAACACCCAAGACAAAATATACCTCTCCTAAGCAATAATATATTCCCTTCTGACTCTTCCTGCCAGAACTTAAGTTCTGCAGaaactcagagacagacagaaatcaCAAAGACTTGTCATGGAAATacactaatactaataatatagAATAACATTACCAATAACATTTGCATATATCAAAACTGTAGTtgaaattataattatgatcaatcaatgaatcaaacaaattgtatttgttacagtgcatttttacaagcAAGATTGCCACAAAGGTCTGTACATAGTTTATCTTCCAGAGGGAgtcaaaaaaaaacctaagcCAATTGGGAAAGAGCTTGAACTCTATTGACTCTGGGGAAAGCAGTCAAGAGATGTAGGAAAtgttataaataatgtaatttcctGCCACATTTAAGTAATTGAGCACTTttgtacagcagtgtggcatagtgttaaggagcagggcttgtaattccccactagggcactgctgctgcactccTAGGCAAGGTAcccaacccagaattgcctcagtaaagctGTCAGCAAGAAACCATTTGTAGCTCATTTGTTAGTTaagtcaataaaaaaaagaagatgatgCCAACACTTGCCATACACATGTAAATAATACCAAGTGAATATTCATTGTGATAGTGTctgatcaaaataaacaaaatgaacatttcaaatcTCTTTGGATGCTGTGGGGTTTCTTTTACCTTTTTAACTCACTGTAACTTCATTTCAGATTGATCTTTCTCAGGCCAGAGCACATGCAGTGTTTAGTATTAAATGCTATGCTGTTCCGAGTGCCAGGGCTGTCTCTCACCTTGTACAGTGCAGAAGTCGATGCGGAAGCCACCACTAGTGTGATGCCAATGACCGAGTGACTGTGGAACCCATCTGCGTATGTCATCATCACGATGCCAGCGATGGCCAAGATGGCCGCCACAATCTGAACAGGGAACAGGAgacatcactgacacacagctgcaggtAAGACAAGGTCAGCTCCATCTGCTGTCCACCTGCTGGACTATGTAATCCttgtcctggagggccacagcgTCTACAAGGTTGGAGGGCAGGGGAAAAATTCAcgaagggagggaggaaagagaatTTTGGTATTTTTATCTGAATTCAGCAGTAGTAAtgttacacacacgcacacacacacacacacacacacacacacgcacaaacaaccacacgcagacacacacagtgacacatacatacagcaccAATCCAGAACACAGTCCCCACAGGACTGACAGTGACGACAGCTTTTCCCACAGTGCAGGATTGATTGGCAGAGCTTCATGCACAGAGCCCGCAGTGGGCTATCTGCCAGAAGCCAGCAGGTAAAGTGGGTCCCTATCCATCACGGCCAGTGCCGTGAGGGCGGGCCTGCCCCAGCTGGGGCGATGGCCGAGCGAGGGGGGGCGGACACTTGTCCAGGTGATGAATAGGAAGAGGGTAGCAGCGCCTGAGTGGATTAGCGCCGCTTTACAGGGGTGTCAGGAAGATGAATGGGCTTTGCATGTTCGCCAGCCAAGTGCCCACAGAAACCCTTGGTAATAAAGGCTCTCTGTGGCGCGAGAGCTTGATGGACTGATGGGGCATCAGTCATGTATGCAAGTCTCATTTTCCAGAAGCTTGCCTTGTTCTGGACCAATCAGGGACCACCGGGGATCCTGGGTGTTTGGTTTCAAATAGCGCTATCAGCAGAATCCCAAGGTCAGGAGGCAAGGGAAGTGGTTTGAGGCTGAGGTCTTTCGCAACTCCACAACTCTGCCACAAGATGGCAGCCTTGAGACTAATCAACAGGGTCATTGCCTCCCCACTGCTGACAGGGCTATTTCCCACTTCTTGATAATCATGACTTGCATACATATGTGTTCTTGATGTCAATAGTGAAGTAGAGGCAAAGAGATTTTTCCCCATATAACACACACAGGCGGAAAGAATATAAACTCACAATTATGACAGAAATTTCAGCAATGTTATGGACAATGGCGAACTCCACATATCAATAATGGACTATTTCATACATGAGCCTAAGCTCGGACAAGGGTAGAAATCTCATGACAGTTTCAGACAGAAAATCCACAGCTATTTCAAaagtgtatgtttattttttctttcttacatgtcatttatttaaccttGCACCTCAACAAGCCACAGTGAGCGTGACACAGGAGTAATAAACCCCTCTGAACCTCTCTTTACCCCTCCCAGTTACTGTCTACCCCTCCCTACCCCCTCCTACACCCCTCCCACAGCCATAGTGGTAGCAGGCTTAGGAGCCCACAGCATTAGTCAGGCTTTTCAGCGGCTCTGCAACAGGCCACATTAATAGTTCAGAGGGACAGTTCGACTTTCCCACTccgtctgtctgcctcttttttttatttccacatgaCGGGAACCACCCCCGAATTCCCCCGCATTGCCGCAGACTTCaaaactgcctctctctctccgcaaTCCCCATCccaggagtgggagagagagagagagagagagagagagagagctttcaTCACAGCGAGGGAatgaagggagagggagagggagagaggaagggagtgagaaagaaacagagggggGAGACGTAGGCAGCGAGTCAGAGAAACAgcaaaagggagggaggggagggagggagagcgagtcTGCAGAGGAGGAATAACCGCAGAGATGAAAGCGGCCCAGCAAATGCTACAGCACCGCAAgacagcaggggaga contains the following coding sequences:
- the slc35f3b gene encoding putative thiamine transporter SLC35F3, coding for MKKHSARVAPLSACNSPVLTLTKVEGEDRPRENVVGTADGQPTAGGAGAESGGGRRRLRCCLRITAVQVRKALWGVAMVMCVCSSWAGSTQLAKVTFKQFDAPFTLTWFATTWNCLFFPLYYIGHLCKSPERQTPRQRFRECCRFFGDDGLTAKVFFTKVAPFGLLWTLTNYLYLQALRKINSTDVSALFCCNKAFVFLLSWIVLRDRFMGVRIVAAILAIAGIVMMTYADGFHSHSVIGITLVVASASTSALYKVLFKLVLGSAKFGEAALFLTIVGGANFVFISFVPVILYFTRVEYFGSPDEIPWACLCGVAGLLLAFNILVNFGIAITYPTLISLGIVLSVPVNAMVDLYTCEIHFNTVRLIAVFIICLGFLMLLLPEDWDQGLIQLATKLRKRDQPAEGSVEAGTSSGLNWSRRARTSMSTFAH